The Allorhodopirellula heiligendammensis genome includes a window with the following:
- a CDS encoding DUF1549 and DUF1553 domain-containing protein, which translates to MHKITRQGCFWIWLMCSVASPCASALASDGMVSFELDVQPILTAHSCNSGGCHGKQRGQNGFQLSLLGFDPDFDHAAVSRDARGRRIFPASPENSLLLLKATAELPHGGGRKIERDSEDYQTLLRWIGQAAPRRIPNEPTLEHVTLTQDSFSLSPSQSESLRVTAHYSDNSTRDVTRLTTYLSNDDAVVSVDTNGTIQAGSLPGETAVMARYMYHIQVANVVIPQTEPLPAAIFESLPRNGFIDEQVYRKLQALAIEPSPTVDDHVFLRRVSLDLIGRLPTVEEARTFLDGTAGGTRDQRRAQLVDQLLDRPEFADHWAGYWADMLRPNPYRVGIKAVMNYDNWIRQQFRDDVPYDSFVRQLVTAKGSTWQNGAATLYRDRRSPDEVAPMISQLFLGIRLDCAKCHHHVFEKWSQQDFYQFSAYFAKVGYKGTGLSPPISGGEEVVFTATKGSVSHPLTGEIMTPTPLYDLPGGDPVDAAEKAEGEPVDPRVALAHWMTSKENDSFAEVQVNRTWGILMGRGLVEPVDDLRATNPATNPALLSALADEFQASGYSFKQLLKTITLSRVYRHSSEPTPSNIADRLNYSRHYRRRLRAEVLSDAVADVTQTPESFQAMPPNSRANQVWTTRVDSVFLDTFGRPNENQDPPCERMPESTVTQALHMMNSQQLDQRVRSEKGRAARLAASDQSPPQIVDELYLSTFTRYPTAAEREYAVNLIEAAADRRGVIEDLMWAMLNSPEFSILN; encoded by the coding sequence ATGCACAAGATCACTCGACAAGGCTGCTTTTGGATCTGGCTCATGTGCAGCGTCGCCAGCCCATGTGCTTCCGCACTTGCGAGCGATGGTATGGTCAGTTTTGAACTGGATGTTCAACCGATCCTCACAGCTCATTCCTGCAACTCTGGCGGATGCCATGGAAAACAACGCGGGCAAAACGGGTTCCAACTCTCGCTCCTGGGCTTTGATCCTGACTTCGATCACGCTGCGGTGAGCCGCGATGCTCGGGGCCGACGCATCTTCCCTGCGTCACCGGAAAACAGCTTGCTGTTGCTTAAGGCGACGGCTGAATTGCCGCACGGCGGTGGACGCAAAATCGAACGAGATTCCGAAGACTACCAAACCTTGTTGCGATGGATTGGCCAAGCTGCCCCGCGACGGATTCCAAACGAGCCAACGCTGGAGCATGTGACCCTCACGCAAGATTCGTTTTCGCTCTCCCCCTCGCAGTCAGAATCGTTGCGGGTAACGGCCCACTACAGCGACAATTCCACTCGTGATGTCACTCGTCTGACGACGTATTTGTCCAACGACGATGCAGTCGTTTCGGTCGATACAAACGGCACCATCCAAGCCGGTTCTCTCCCGGGGGAGACTGCCGTGATGGCTCGCTACATGTACCACATCCAAGTCGCCAATGTGGTGATTCCGCAAACCGAGCCGTTGCCTGCAGCAATCTTTGAATCGCTGCCCCGCAATGGGTTCATTGACGAGCAGGTTTATCGCAAGCTGCAAGCACTGGCGATCGAGCCTTCGCCGACTGTTGACGATCATGTTTTCCTACGCCGCGTCAGTCTCGATTTGATTGGGCGGTTACCCACCGTCGAAGAGGCGAGAACGTTTCTAGATGGCACTGCCGGCGGAACGAGAGACCAACGACGAGCTCAGCTCGTTGATCAACTGCTCGATCGACCTGAATTTGCGGATCATTGGGCGGGGTACTGGGCCGACATGCTCCGTCCGAATCCTTATCGCGTTGGCATCAAAGCGGTGATGAATTATGACAACTGGATCCGACAACAATTCCGTGACGACGTGCCCTACGATTCCTTCGTTCGTCAGTTGGTCACGGCTAAGGGCAGCACTTGGCAAAACGGTGCCGCCACGCTGTATCGGGATCGACGCAGTCCCGACGAAGTTGCACCGATGATCAGCCAATTGTTCTTGGGCATTCGCCTGGACTGCGCGAAATGCCATCACCACGTGTTTGAAAAATGGAGCCAGCAAGACTTTTATCAATTCTCAGCCTATTTCGCGAAGGTTGGCTACAAAGGCACAGGTCTGAGTCCGCCGATATCCGGTGGCGAAGAGGTCGTGTTCACCGCGACGAAAGGCTCGGTGTCACACCCGCTGACTGGTGAGATAATGACACCGACACCGCTATATGATTTGCCGGGCGGCGACCCTGTAGACGCGGCTGAGAAGGCCGAGGGCGAACCAGTCGATCCTCGTGTCGCCCTGGCCCACTGGATGACATCGAAAGAAAACGACTCCTTCGCCGAAGTTCAGGTCAATCGCACCTGGGGGATCTTGATGGGCCGCGGTCTTGTCGAGCCTGTCGACGATCTCCGTGCGACCAACCCCGCCACCAATCCGGCCTTGCTGAGCGCGCTGGCCGACGAATTTCAAGCGTCCGGATATAGCTTCAAACAGCTTTTGAAAACGATCACACTCTCACGAGTCTACCGGCATAGCTCCGAACCAACGCCGTCCAATATCGCCGACCGGCTAAACTATTCACGCCACTACCGCCGACGACTACGAGCCGAAGTCTTGTCTGATGCGGTTGCAGACGTGACCCAGACCCCGGAGTCTTTTCAGGCGATGCCGCCCAATTCGCGAGCTAATCAGGTTTGGACGACGCGCGTTGATTCTGTTTTCCTAGATACGTTCGGCCGACCCAATGAAAACCAGGATCCGCCCTGTGAGCGAATGCCCGAGTCGACGGTCACGCAAGCCCTGCACATGATGAACTCGCAACAACTCGACCAGCGCGTGCGGTCCGAAAAGGGACGTGCCGCGAGGTTAGCTGCGAGTGATCAATCGCCACCGCAAATCGTCGATGAACTGTATTTGTCGACCTTCACGCGTTACCCGACTGCCGCCGAACGCGAATATGCCGTCAATCTCATCGAGGCCGCTGCGGATCGCCGCGGCGTCATTGAAGACCTGATGTGGGCGATGCTCAACAGTCCTGAATTTTCGATCCTGAACTAG
- a CDS encoding CvfB family protein has translation MARKNKGQASVCELEEQFSRGILCHHSDCYHGLTSSVAFPLTDAPRKTPVPDSDNATPHEHPRKFGNPLNMIEIGSTYHLEVVKQTEFGFYLDAENLGEILLPTKHAPDDLNIDDQVEVFLYLDSDDRPIATTQIPKAEVGEFAYLEVKDNTPIGAFLDWGLDKDVLVPFAEQHRPMNVGDSYIVFLYLDNQGRITATSKIDKIVLEDDQHDFRAQQVVDLLIGNSTELGWKAIVDQSHWGLLYKDEVDQRLSFGLSIQGYVKHVRADGKIDLSLKSGQQIRDEYSQVIQDYLRDHDGFAPVHDKSTPAQIFALFGMSKGQFKNTIGGLYKQKLISIDQDGIRLI, from the coding sequence TTGGCGCGTAAGAATAAGGGGCAGGCGAGCGTTTGTGAACTCGAGGAGCAGTTTTCCAGGGGGATCTTGTGCCATCACAGCGATTGCTACCATGGGTTGACCAGTAGCGTTGCGTTCCCGCTCACCGATGCTCCGCGAAAGACGCCAGTCCCCGACAGTGACAACGCCACTCCGCACGAGCATCCTCGAAAGTTTGGAAACCCCCTGAACATGATTGAAATCGGCAGCACCTATCACTTGGAAGTGGTCAAGCAGACCGAATTCGGATTCTACCTGGATGCCGAAAACTTGGGCGAGATTTTACTCCCTACCAAACATGCTCCGGATGACTTGAACATCGATGACCAGGTCGAAGTTTTCCTATATCTGGACTCCGACGATCGGCCCATCGCGACCACTCAAATTCCGAAAGCCGAAGTGGGTGAATTCGCTTATTTGGAGGTCAAGGACAACACTCCGATCGGCGCGTTCTTAGATTGGGGATTAGACAAAGATGTGTTGGTTCCCTTCGCCGAACAGCATCGCCCGATGAACGTTGGCGACTCCTACATCGTATTTCTGTATCTCGATAACCAAGGACGCATCACCGCAACATCAAAGATTGACAAAATCGTGCTGGAGGACGACCAGCACGACTTTCGAGCTCAGCAAGTGGTCGACCTCCTCATCGGAAACAGCACCGAACTCGGATGGAAGGCGATCGTGGATCAAAGCCATTGGGGCTTGCTTTATAAGGATGAAGTTGACCAGCGGCTCAGTTTCGGACTGAGCATTCAGGGCTACGTCAAACATGTTCGCGCCGATGGAAAGATTGATCTGAGTCTGAAGAGTGGGCAGCAGATCCGTGACGAATACAGTCAGGTTATTCAAGATTACCTACGCGACCACGATGGGTTCGCGCCTGTTCACGATAAGTCGACTCCAGCACAGATCTTCGCCCTGTTTGGGATGAGCAAGGGGCAGTTTAAAAATACTATTGGCGGTCTGTACAAACAGAAGCTCATTTCCATCGACCAAGACGGAATTCGTTTGATCTGA
- a CDS encoding serine protease, with protein sequence MPNLIAPRTSFLPHAFTRFQLDDFVRATIWNGSVCRLTYFSVALSLVCCSLASAQVQLDRFYPPVVIAGGETKILAEGKFPEWPVKVVVDRRDVELAVGKDPGQFSIQLAPDAAPGIVWVRVLDKTSASKLVPLLIESTVTIEEVEPNEKLDEATAVELPAVVYGRLAKSNEMDTYRVQLKKGQTFIAATLAHRPLRSPMDAVMQLVDEHGNVIMQADDDRGIDPQIVYLAQEDRELFVRIFAFPEVPTGTIGYAGGESFVYAIRMTGGAYIDHVLPLVHPLNSVSTTCTAFGWNQLPTADVQFQVATEASPLIAHVPSTLGWHWQPSLSHDAVVVEETGGDDFATAPSLPCIFSGHISEPNQADRLRFAVTAATRYEAVVHSRAHGLPLDSVLRVTAVDDGSELARNDDVDRNRYDSTVTFAATTAGEVELQVSDLVDGHGPRHAYSVVVTEASPSVELTVNEAEFTIGQDGNVEIPITIARKHGFDRELTITAESLPEGVRAESVVSSPKGETSKSVKLKLFADKPITLQGPFCINATPTTTDDQLSPPAIFKATHALRDAVRIEAFWLSVSAGTD encoded by the coding sequence ATGCCAAATCTGATCGCTCCGCGCACCAGCTTCCTCCCGCACGCGTTCACTCGCTTCCAACTAGATGACTTCGTCCGGGCCACGATATGGAACGGAAGCGTTTGTCGTCTTACCTATTTTTCAGTGGCGCTGAGTTTGGTGTGCTGCTCCCTGGCATCTGCACAAGTTCAACTCGATCGTTTCTACCCACCGGTGGTGATCGCCGGTGGCGAAACAAAAATTCTCGCCGAGGGTAAATTCCCCGAGTGGCCTGTGAAGGTGGTCGTCGATCGCCGCGACGTCGAACTGGCTGTCGGGAAAGACCCCGGTCAATTCAGTATTCAACTGGCTCCCGATGCCGCCCCGGGGATCGTTTGGGTGCGCGTCCTCGACAAAACCTCCGCTTCGAAGCTTGTGCCGCTGTTGATCGAATCAACGGTGACCATCGAAGAAGTGGAACCCAACGAGAAACTCGATGAGGCGACCGCGGTTGAGCTACCCGCGGTCGTCTACGGTCGCTTAGCGAAGTCCAATGAGATGGATACCTATCGGGTTCAGCTTAAGAAAGGACAAACTTTTATCGCAGCGACGCTAGCTCATCGGCCGCTGCGATCACCAATGGACGCTGTCATGCAGTTGGTCGACGAACACGGCAACGTGATCATGCAAGCCGATGACGATCGGGGAATCGATCCGCAAATCGTGTATTTGGCCCAAGAGGATCGCGAGTTGTTTGTGCGAATCTTCGCATTTCCCGAAGTCCCCACAGGAACCATTGGTTATGCCGGCGGCGAGTCGTTTGTTTATGCGATCCGCATGACGGGCGGCGCCTACATCGACCACGTGTTACCGCTTGTCCACCCGCTCAATTCCGTCTCGACCACCTGTACGGCGTTCGGCTGGAATCAGCTGCCTACCGCGGACGTGCAGTTTCAGGTTGCGACGGAAGCCTCGCCGTTGATCGCTCATGTCCCTTCGACTCTCGGATGGCACTGGCAACCTTCGTTATCGCATGATGCGGTCGTTGTGGAGGAAACAGGGGGTGACGATTTCGCCACCGCCCCCTCGCTTCCCTGTATTTTCTCCGGCCACATTAGCGAGCCGAACCAAGCAGACCGTCTGCGTTTCGCCGTCACAGCAGCGACGCGTTATGAAGCTGTCGTGCATTCGCGAGCACATGGCCTCCCTCTCGACTCGGTGTTGCGTGTCACGGCCGTTGACGATGGCAGCGAACTGGCGAGAAACGATGATGTCGATCGCAACCGGTACGACTCTACCGTCACGTTCGCAGCTACAACGGCGGGTGAAGTCGAATTGCAAGTTTCCGATCTCGTCGACGGTCATGGTCCCCGTCATGCGTACTCGGTGGTGGTCACTGAAGCGTCGCCGAGCGTGGAGCTCACCGTCAACGAAGCTGAATTCACCATTGGCCAGGACGGCAATGTGGAGATTCCAATCACGATTGCCAGGAAGCACGGTTTTGACCGAGAGTTGACAATTACCGCCGAGAGTCTACCCGAGGGCGTTCGTGCAGAATCGGTTGTCTCGTCACCCAAAGGGGAGACCTCCAAGTCGGTGAAATTGAAACTATTTGCCGACAAACCAATCACTCTTCAGGGTCCCTTTTGCATCAATGCTACCCCGACAACAACCGATGACCAACTGTCGCCCCCAGCAATCTTCAAGGCAACCCATGCCTTGCGAGACGCCGTTCGAATCGAAGCTTTCTGGCTAAGCGTCTCGGCAGGCACGGACTGA
- a CDS encoding c-type cytochrome domain-containing protein produces the protein MLDPLACCHVPARAHSARADRFFVVLSNAFMVWIALVCCTTLAASADSTQPIAPLERTTPVDFATEIAPILKRSCVACHHQGEAEGGLVLESHASLMKGGDTGPAVIASDAMASLLLMRATGEEDPLMPPKDNDVGANPLTAEELGLWQLWIQQGAHGSSAGESKSLTWQVIPESLRAVNALDVSPDGQRFAYARGNRLFVADIHTPTENVLLSDTELDQVGIADVDLIQSIAFSPDGRRLASGGFRTLRLWKRAHSPVSPTNASWLKPAQLMSVQSDGAAVALVNAIGDIEVWDVMTNERRALIHGPSDPVIGLAWAGSTGKLVVADNAGRVTMPETIGGSELAAIDLHTSLSGLATCTDGVHAAVRRTDGSVQLLRLVADADGTTANFEVVHQVVSDVSDATAVALIAEPTLAIAIATESRGVLLIDAATNQVTRTFEVGAIVDALAVSADQMQLVTGSRDAVVGVWSLADGKQLAVNSAGVDDALALAKAARDARRQQTVVANLTNKAKELQELLEKEDEALAAITKLRDATIQTRDANEQKHAAAAKLVTETQAKIAKITGDIAAAEQEIASDKTLLEQATKELDAQRASLKQLEAEKAKSEAELAKYQRLTDAATAAHRRATDAIPEHQRVVDAESQRLTRLDAKSTLIQSNLTQPGHAVLGVAVSPDASRIVTVHRDGSSRIIRSRDGQPLTQIPPTLPGDASRSDRSERASVAVVGDKLCRLAGSGALQCYPLREQWVLERTIGEVNDPTEIVDRATAISFRPDAMTVAIGSGEPSRSGTIKLFDVRTGELLRDLGELHSDTILGLAFSPDGRTLASSSADRTIGLTDVASGMTTRQFEGHTHHVLSIAWQDSGSVIASAGADQTVKIWNIETGETSRTVSGFKKELTGIRFVDASDMLVAACGSGEVRLLNSTNGSKVRSFDAAEDFLFAVAVTPDGEQLIAGGQSGVVRIWNLTDGKLLAELK, from the coding sequence ATGCTGGATCCACTTGCCTGCTGCCATGTCCCTGCACGCGCACATTCTGCCCGTGCGGATCGCTTCTTCGTCGTGCTCAGCAACGCTTTCATGGTTTGGATTGCACTGGTGTGCTGTACCACGCTTGCAGCGAGCGCCGATTCTACTCAGCCAATCGCCCCGTTGGAGCGGACAACCCCCGTCGATTTTGCTACCGAGATCGCCCCAATCCTGAAACGCAGTTGTGTTGCTTGTCATCATCAGGGTGAAGCCGAAGGTGGGTTAGTTCTCGAGTCGCACGCGTCGTTAATGAAGGGGGGTGACACTGGGCCAGCAGTAATTGCCAGTGATGCCATGGCGAGCCTATTGCTGATGCGAGCGACTGGCGAAGAAGACCCGCTCATGCCGCCCAAAGACAATGACGTGGGGGCGAATCCGCTGACCGCCGAGGAGTTAGGCCTCTGGCAATTGTGGATTCAGCAGGGTGCCCACGGATCCAGTGCCGGTGAATCGAAGTCGCTCACGTGGCAGGTCATTCCCGAGTCGCTGCGCGCCGTCAATGCGCTAGATGTGTCACCCGATGGCCAGCGATTCGCATATGCCCGCGGTAATCGCTTGTTCGTCGCTGACATCCACACACCAACCGAAAATGTATTGCTCTCGGATACCGAATTGGATCAGGTGGGGATTGCAGACGTCGACTTGATTCAATCAATTGCCTTCTCACCCGATGGACGGCGACTGGCCAGCGGAGGGTTCCGAACGCTGCGATTATGGAAGCGAGCACACTCGCCCGTCTCGCCAACGAACGCATCATGGCTGAAGCCAGCCCAGTTAATGTCGGTACAATCCGATGGTGCTGCCGTGGCACTCGTCAATGCTATCGGTGACATTGAGGTGTGGGATGTCATGACAAACGAGCGGCGAGCATTGATTCACGGACCCTCGGATCCCGTGATCGGTTTGGCGTGGGCAGGTTCGACTGGCAAATTGGTCGTCGCTGACAACGCTGGTCGTGTGACCATGCCCGAAACCATAGGTGGCAGCGAACTCGCCGCCATTGACCTTCACACGTCTCTGAGTGGACTGGCCACCTGCACTGACGGCGTGCACGCCGCTGTGCGTCGTACCGATGGCAGCGTGCAGCTGTTGCGTTTGGTCGCGGACGCTGACGGGACCACGGCAAACTTCGAGGTTGTGCATCAAGTCGTCAGTGATGTTTCCGATGCGACCGCAGTTGCGCTCATTGCCGAACCAACTCTGGCGATTGCGATTGCTACCGAGTCACGGGGAGTCTTGCTGATCGACGCGGCGACAAATCAAGTCACTCGCACTTTCGAAGTCGGCGCCATTGTGGATGCGCTGGCCGTTTCTGCAGATCAAATGCAGTTGGTGACGGGCAGTCGCGATGCCGTCGTCGGCGTTTGGAGTTTAGCGGACGGGAAACAGCTCGCGGTAAACAGCGCAGGTGTTGACGATGCATTGGCATTAGCCAAGGCGGCACGTGATGCGCGTCGGCAACAGACGGTGGTGGCGAATTTGACGAACAAGGCGAAAGAGCTTCAGGAGCTACTGGAGAAAGAGGACGAGGCGCTTGCGGCGATCACAAAACTCCGTGATGCCACAATTCAGACGCGCGACGCCAATGAGCAAAAGCATGCTGCAGCTGCAAAACTGGTTACGGAAACCCAGGCCAAGATCGCAAAAATCACCGGCGACATAGCGGCGGCGGAGCAGGAAATCGCTAGCGACAAGACGTTGCTAGAACAAGCCACGAAGGAACTCGATGCCCAGCGCGCGTCACTCAAGCAGCTCGAAGCCGAAAAGGCAAAGAGTGAGGCGGAGTTGGCCAAGTACCAGCGATTGACCGACGCGGCCACGGCAGCTCATCGGCGGGCTACCGATGCGATCCCGGAACACCAACGTGTCGTCGACGCGGAATCCCAGCGGCTCACTCGGCTCGATGCTAAGTCGACCCTGATTCAATCGAACTTGACGCAACCTGGACACGCGGTGCTTGGCGTCGCAGTCAGCCCGGATGCAAGCCGCATCGTGACGGTCCATCGAGATGGTTCTTCCCGCATTATTCGCAGTCGTGATGGACAGCCTCTGACCCAAATTCCGCCGACGCTCCCTGGCGATGCATCCAGGTCAGACCGCAGCGAGCGAGCGAGCGTCGCTGTCGTAGGTGACAAGCTCTGCCGGCTGGCGGGCTCAGGTGCCCTGCAGTGCTATCCGCTACGAGAACAATGGGTACTCGAACGCACGATTGGTGAAGTCAACGATCCTACGGAAATTGTGGATCGCGCCACGGCGATCTCGTTTCGACCCGATGCGATGACGGTGGCGATCGGCTCGGGCGAACCTAGCCGATCGGGGACCATCAAACTCTTTGACGTTCGGACCGGTGAACTACTGCGGGATTTGGGCGAACTACACTCTGACACAATCCTCGGCTTAGCGTTCTCGCCCGATGGACGAACGCTCGCGTCGTCGTCAGCGGACCGAACCATCGGATTGACGGATGTCGCCAGCGGCATGACCACTCGTCAATTCGAGGGACACACCCATCATGTATTGTCGATTGCATGGCAGGACAGTGGTTCAGTCATCGCGTCGGCTGGAGCGGATCAAACGGTCAAGATTTGGAACATCGAGACTGGAGAAACTTCGCGAACAGTCAGCGGTTTTAAGAAGGAGTTAACCGGGATTCGATTTGTGGATGCCAGCGACATGCTGGTGGCAGCATGTGGCAGTGGCGAGGTCAGGTTATTGAACTCAACGAACGGCTCCAAAGTTCGCAGCTTCGACGCCGCCGAAGATTTTCTGTTCGCGGTCGCGGTCACCCCAGACGGAGAACAATTGATCGCTGGCGGTCAGAGCGGTGTCGTGCGAATCTGGAATCTCACTGATGGCAAACTCCTTGCGGAGTTAAAGTAA
- a CDS encoding DUF2625 family protein encodes MAKRLGRHGLTPRLSITLPGWNDNRASGFYLVADDIAGRFFALNRGAFGRHVGQAYYWSPDELKWECLEMGYSDLLH; translated from the coding sequence CTGGCTAAGCGTCTCGGCAGGCACGGACTGACGCCACGACTCTCAATCACGTTACCTGGGTGGAACGACAACCGCGCGAGTGGATTCTACTTAGTGGCCGACGACATTGCCGGCCGGTTCTTCGCGCTCAACCGAGGGGCCTTCGGACGCCATGTCGGGCAAGCCTACTATTGGTCACCGGATGAACTGAAATGGGAATGCCTGGAAATGGGATATTCCGATTTATTGCACTGA
- a CDS encoding DUF1501 domain-containing protein, which produces MNLHQHRNCDGITRRDGLKLGLHGLLAGGLAGALRATSLQASESAPTLLKKQADACILIWMDGGPSHYETFDPKPDAPIEIRGKYQPIATQTPGIHFSEPMPRLAAISDDLAIVRSIRHDQGNHGAGNHYMTTGAPPRIPVGCGAFVSFHPSLGSVVSQQIGAPDGIPAYFSIPSMSRSGGPNFLGAKHAPFVVPDNPNSSSFQVRDVTVPSGLTDQRFSTRQQIRTQIDQLRRIKDAAAGDPVMAADEFFAQGMELISSPQSQAAFDIHSESDQVRDAYGRNTFGQQALLARRLVSAGVPFVTLVQGGWDHHVDLFDAYDTKMPPFEATIAALVTDLKERGMLERTLVIALGEFGRTPKINEQGGRDHWANAMSVMFAGGGTSGGQVIGATDRHGYAAVERVLSPENFVSTVYRKLGIDAGQMLHSPEGRPVHLVSDATPISELMS; this is translated from the coding sequence ATGAACTTGCATCAACATCGCAACTGCGACGGCATCACCCGCCGCGACGGACTGAAACTCGGGCTGCACGGTTTGCTCGCCGGCGGACTTGCCGGCGCCCTGCGTGCGACTTCCCTACAGGCTTCGGAATCGGCACCGACGCTGTTGAAAAAACAAGCCGACGCTTGCATTCTGATTTGGATGGACGGGGGACCAAGTCACTACGAGACATTCGATCCGAAACCGGATGCACCAATTGAAATCCGAGGAAAGTATCAGCCCATCGCAACGCAAACCCCAGGCATTCATTTTTCGGAGCCGATGCCGCGACTCGCGGCAATCTCCGATGACCTAGCGATCGTCCGTTCGATCCGGCACGATCAAGGCAATCATGGTGCGGGGAATCATTACATGACGACTGGCGCACCGCCACGGATTCCCGTTGGTTGCGGAGCGTTCGTCAGTTTTCACCCCAGCCTCGGCAGTGTGGTGTCGCAACAGATCGGTGCCCCTGATGGCATTCCTGCCTACTTCTCAATCCCCAGCATGTCACGCTCGGGAGGACCAAACTTTCTAGGTGCGAAACACGCTCCCTTTGTCGTCCCCGACAATCCGAATAGCTCGTCATTTCAGGTCCGAGATGTGACGGTCCCCAGCGGACTGACCGATCAACGTTTCTCGACCCGCCAACAGATTCGCACCCAGATCGACCAGTTGCGGCGAATCAAAGACGCCGCTGCTGGTGATCCAGTCATGGCAGCGGACGAGTTTTTTGCTCAAGGAATGGAGTTGATCAGCAGCCCGCAGTCGCAAGCCGCGTTCGATATCCACTCGGAATCCGACCAGGTACGCGACGCCTATGGTCGCAACACGTTCGGTCAGCAAGCATTGCTGGCACGGCGATTGGTCAGTGCCGGAGTCCCGTTTGTGACCTTAGTGCAAGGAGGCTGGGACCATCATGTCGACCTATTCGATGCCTACGATACCAAGATGCCGCCATTCGAGGCGACAATCGCAGCCCTCGTGACGGACCTCAAAGAACGTGGCATGTTGGAGCGGACGCTCGTGATCGCGTTGGGTGAATTTGGACGCACCCCTAAAATCAACGAGCAGGGCGGTCGTGATCACTGGGCCAATGCCATGAGCGTCATGTTTGCTGGCGGTGGCACCTCGGGCGGGCAAGTCATTGGAGCGACCGATCGCCATGGATATGCCGCCGTCGAACGGGTGCTGTCACCGGAGAACTTTGTCTCGACCGTCTATCGAAAGCTCGGTATCGATGCCGGGCAAATGCTGCATTCCCCCGAAGGCCGACCGGTGCACTTGGTCAGCGACGCGACCCCAATTTCGGAATTGATGAGCTGA
- a CDS encoding low molecular weight phosphatase family protein has translation MNKLLFLCTGNYYRSRFAEMYFRHLAAQRGLDWEAESRGLRLCPGNEGSLSCFTQQECARLGIAIEPMRFPQSLSEADLETADLTIAVKETEHRSLMQANFPRWENGIEYWEIHDIDVATADEAMPILRQHVEALVHRLADSATNP, from the coding sequence ATGAATAAGCTTCTTTTCCTTTGCACCGGAAATTACTACCGCTCACGGTTCGCGGAAATGTATTTTCGTCATCTCGCCGCTCAGCGTGGATTGGACTGGGAGGCCGAATCTCGCGGTTTGAGATTATGTCCGGGGAATGAGGGGTCGCTGTCGTGCTTCACCCAGCAAGAATGTGCTCGGTTAGGTATCGCCATAGAACCAATGCGGTTTCCCCAGTCTCTCTCCGAAGCTGACCTCGAGACGGCGGATTTGACGATCGCGGTGAAAGAGACGGAGCATCGATCGTTGATGCAGGCGAATTTTCCCAGGTGGGAAAATGGGATCGAGTACTGGGAAATTCACGATATCGACGTCGCGACTGCTGACGAAGCTATGCCGATTCTCAGGCAGCACGTGGAGGCACTCGTGCATCGCCTCGCAGACTCGGCCACGAATCCTTGA